The genomic segment TCCTTCTCTTAAGCGGGGGAGCCCTCTGTACCGGCAGCAGCATTGGCGTCGCATAAGAATTATGTAGACGCTTGCGAGGCCtgctgcgtggcgccgaaacggcgtctcgggcctagttctcctcgcgcccgctctggcgccactactCTGGTacagctagggtgcctcgatgcccaagGTGCCCTATAGTacagccaatgcctcctttactagtaaaggaggctttactagtaaaggaggcattggtacAGCCGATCacggagaagcgcttccacagccgcgttggtacgcgcgacagtgactctaatcaggtcgtaaataacgcgttttatagttgaaCATTACAGGTTAAATATTGAAGTTGTTATTAGAAGTGCTGATTACCCTACATATGTGAAAGGTCTGCCCTATAGGAGTGggaatcttttgtagagtgggcctCAATGCCCCATGAacgctgcccgctcgactcacctgaaatgaaaagtgctctattacgaataatcggcagtggatttacgtgtttcttcaagacgaagcagtgagtgatgcaggcactgaggagggTAGTCAAAGGGCCCTGATGCATTTTCTCCTGAACTATAACTTTCCCTCCATCTCTCTGTTCTTTGAAATCTGGCATTTGCGGCAGGTTGGGCAGGTTAGTAAAGGTGCATGACTTCACTTTTGCCACGAAACGGTGGCAAAATAAGATACGCAGAAATGACAAACGCTTGATCtgtgtacgtttcttccttctgcctccgttttttttttttaacgcgctgCTCATCTAGCATCTTGCCCGTGCTTCTGAcattctttttttgcatgtactgcggataactgggaaacacagtcgggaccgccgtcggaagcaaaagcctaatcttcgtgttctttttatagtcattctcagtaaaatgtaacgTACATATCAGCGACCTGTCGTTTGGTTCCCACTTGCTttctttccctgacggcccttggcgagaaattcttcagccacgcttcccgacgctgtagatcacAGGGGAATTCGTATTAGTTCagagtagcgtctcttctcgcgttcgagttgcacagcggcacacaagagCTACGCGgtatcacaccgctagaaaaaaccgtctgccacacacgcgcacaccacaGAACCGTACACAAGCACAGGAAagatgaggcaagctgctcacacacacgatcacacaaaaaaagcacacgagaatgcgcacaaaaaagcacaccacgtataaatcctgaggcaaccacgttgtagcacgaaccggcgtctgccttgcgtaccggagcagtggcgtcctcacaaaaaaaaaaaaaaaaaaaaaattacaccattctcccgtaggggaaccctgagtagtatgcgcagcagccatggggtcgaccacggcgctgacactggcgctgtccgtggcactcatcgcggcgttgcgtaggtaagatttccgacgctgctcgacgagtaatggctgatctcgtcgaaaacctccgagccgcccccagaggcactggcaagtcaccaacgccacgcgcgttcggtgcgaacgcggataaaacaccgacggcgtcgacaacagttctgcgcgttgtggcgccccccagcggagtatgcagcgcctgccgtcgcgcctctaacctaagctgcttcgcattatcgcgcgcggaaccgccggtgttgccattcgttgcgcaatccagagaggagaggagggggaggaggatgcgcatgcgcagtaggggtgtggacgccgcacggcggagggagggagtgacatagccccgaccataagctgcttcgcatctaaaacagcgGCCGCatctgtcaactcagccgagacgcgctcgcccattgacggcgacgcgacgcagcaggccgcatcTTTTAcgtgcgaagcatcttatggtcggggcatagcctcctatattttattgcgatagcaattatatggacactcaaaagcagatttctgccgtcgccgtgaggttccgtatgacgtcaatggagatgaaatcgtcgccgcgcgccgaacgctgtatgtgcgagtgaaagggcgcgaggggcgcgctttcacggggagtgaacgcacggcggagaacaaacgcgcgttctgcgccatgctcgcttaagggctgcagaagtaggcgtctctttcctcctttacaatcaccatatatgtagagcaaacgcaccttcttccgacgcgcgagaggccgtgggggagggggggaggagagggaggcgacgtttagctgcggcaccaagtgcctatttatatcagaggctccggcaacagtcaccaacgccgcacgcattttgagcgaacgcgggcaaaacgccgacggcgtcgacaacagctctgcgtgttgccggtgctgctgcatgtccaagtttatgcagctgataaagctactatcattactccgtatagctctccacaaatttgctatcgtaattgatgcttcgcctttcaggtgaaactacgacaactttttttaatgcccgcgcagtggaacggcggaggccgtccgctgccctcccccttcctcctcgaTTTACGCCTGCCTTCTCCGCAAGAGGCTCTCGCACCCCACACCCCAtacgcaccccatacggcaggaACGCTCGCGTTCCTGTcgacgcgagcggcgtcgcttgacgcgtttcgatcttggacgcaagcgggtataaatacgggtccaccgctcgtgctgccagagtccgacgaacgccgtaggcgcgcttgctgttttcgctgttgccgagttcgcttgctttaggggcacaagttcgcccaataaattctattttaagtTCATCGTTGACGCAGTGTTACTTTCTGTCTACCTGCGTGCCAGGCAGCCcaccgtcacctacgtgacaatattttatgCTGCATTACTTTCGACATACCTATTTGCTTTTCTATCCGCACTGTGGAATCAGTTGGGGTGCCCTGCGCCCGACAAGATGCAGTACTGCTACGTACCACGCTGCAAGTCTTCGAGCAAACAACGGACGCCGGGCATATCGTTCCACGAGATACCAAGCGATCCGGAACTGCAAGCGAAATGGCTAAAGGTCATTTCTTGGGACGACTGGACACCGAATACGACATCGTGTTACTCGACTGTATGCAGCCGACACTTCGGTTTCTCCGAATTCAAGGAGGGCTGCAAAattcgcaaactcaagaaagacgctgttccCAGCATTTTCGAAGAGTAACCTGCGTACCTGTAGCCtccgaaaaatagagagagaaacgaCGGGTCTGTGAGTAAACGTGAGGCAGCTGCGCCAGTGaacacaccaccgccgaaacgaagagcagttgagagccaactggagtctccttcgcttcctctcaatgacttgccgtccgtcgacgtcgcctctcaacagttatcactgatggattgctccgcaaccgaactgccactacctctggaaaacggcgcaagcgagcgctgcatcactacgACCGTGCAGGTGGACAGAGCTGTGCAGGTGTCGTCATTATTCTCGGTTTCGGCAATGGACAAACGAAAGTGGAGACGTAAGGAGCGAGACTCGAACGCGCGAATTGAGCGACTCAAGAGTACCGTTgacaagtacaaacaggaactGCAAAAGCTCAAGGAAGAATGCTACGTGTCTGCATTCCTGCAAGTTGTGGAGAAAGCAAAAGAGAAAGGCTTGGCTGCTTCAATATTAGtggaacaagttcagaatttcgCGAAGAAGAAACCAACGTGGTCTGAGGTGACAGTGCGCCATGCTGTGGTTTTGCGTAACCTCTCGACTCGTGCATACGGACACGTAAGGAGCACAGGTATTCTTCGGCTTCCCTGTCGAAGTACCCTCGAGCGCTTTATGGGCTCATCACGTGGAGAAGTTGGCATGACCGAACTCGTGAAGCAAAGGCTGTCTGCAGAACTCGCTTCTCAACCCTCATTGCAAGCGAGGGCATGCTCTCTAATTGTAGACGAAATGCGCGTCAAAGAACGGCTACTGTATCACAAGCAAAGAGATGCCTTCATCGGCGAAGTGGACTATGGTGTGAACTtccccaaagaaacaacaaatgagccTGTGCTGGCGAACTCACTCTTGTGTGTCGTCCTTAATGGCCTTTCAGTTTTGTTCAAAATACCCGCGGCGTACTTTTTCGCGAGAAACTGCACTGGCCGTGAGCTGCACATGCTTATGAGACACCTTCTAAAGGAAGTTGAAGAAATAGGATTTTTCGTTGTGCGCATTGTCACAGACAACCACAAGATCAATGTCTTGGCTATGCAACTTCTGTGCAACGGAAGCCTCAAGCACTGCATTGACCACCCTGGAAAACTGAATCGAAAGCTCTTTCTTGCATTCGATCAGTGCCACCTGATCAAAAACGTGCGATCACAGCTTTTGTCCCGTGACATCGGAAAAGGCGGTGAAATATCAGCGAACCACTTGAAGAGCCTCTACAGAATGCAGCAAGGCAGCTTTGTAAATCCAGTACGATTTTTGACGAGAAAGCACGTATTGCCTACGAATATGGAAAAAATGAACGTGCAGAGAGCAGTGCAAGTTTTTTCTCCTCCCATGACAGTTGCAATGAAGCTCTTGCAAGAGCAGGCGGGCCACACGTGCGACGCAAGCTTCGCGGGTGTTGGACCGCCGGTGCAATTTATGGACACCGTGCACCGCTGGTTCGTGCTCATggacgtgagtaattgtacccaGCACATACATCAGAAGAATGCAGACTGCAAGCAGTTTGCATCTGCAGGCGATGAACGGCTAATCTGGCTGGAGACAAGCTTCCTCGACTACCTGGCCGATCTCAAAAGTCAGTGCCTGGCAAAGAACTTCCTAACCAAAGAGACTTATGAGGGTGTTGTGATCACAACTCGTTCGAACGTTGAGTGCATTAGATATCTTCTTGAAGAGATGTCTTTTCACTTCGTTTTGATGAGGAAAATGTCATCGGACCCAATTGAGTCGTTCTTTGGCTGGCTGAGGAAATCACCAGGATCAAATGACCAAACGGACGTCCGCGCCGTGCTCACAGGCATTGAGAAAACCCTCAAGACCGGTATAGCATCGGCGTCGAGTACAAGCAACATAATGGCAGCAGAAGAGATTGATTGCTTGTCAATTCTGCCGcaacagaaaaacacaagggagcaaaccagcgagaaattccctgcagatgcacgtagagagctcatagagcgactaaaccgagataaacctctacttcccactccagatgtggccgcattggctatggttggtggctacctcgcaagagccgtacgagaaaacttcgaatgtgaggagtgcttcgcgctcttaacaaagccaaacgcctcgacaccaccggactcgctcattaaacaccaagaccgcggtgtacttctttacccgtccgcacaacttctagatgttctctacgcactacagaagttcgtcgaagttcttctagcaagaagaaggcgtatgcatcaccctttaaaggaggctgtgaacaatgctaccgaaagcctccgcgagcacaaagctttgatgtgtTCAAAGCCAGGCCACCAAGAAAATTTGCTCAAATTGTTGCTTACGAAGTTCTTTCGCCCAATATTCACCAATTTCGCTCTGAAAGCGACAGACAAACAAGATGTCGCCAAAGTGGTCACAATAAAGCCACTGTCACGAAAGACCCTGAAACTGTGAGCTTGATCTCACAGCTGGGGGCCTAAGTGAAAGGTCCAGTTTTCACAATATGTTtcgtgttgcttgctttcaatgtactgtggggatggaaagaaacgcgaacagtgcggcacctacattctctgatatttcgcatttcttttcgagtgGTTGTAGCCTGCATGATAACTAGAAGCCACTAGAATAAAACTATTCTAGCATCTTTTTATTCCCACCAGGGTCACagcaggatgaaaacatcgcGCCGCACTGTTTGCCTTTCATCCCATCACCCCTGTACATTATGAACAAACACCAGTGGAacctgcgcatttatttcacagctccatctctaatacgagcgcaagtttctctccacaagcacgcgcgcaacggcgtagtcgcgtcgtctgctctgggaCTGGGTATGGGGTTgcagcgcggcgtggtggcgagcgcatgaactagaaggtACGGGCGAAGCGCCTTGCTGCGCTCGCCACTCGGCGGgcatgaaaaaatataggaggctatggtcggggctatgtcactcactccctccctccgccgtgcggcgtccacacccctattgcgcatgcgcatcctcctgcccctcctctccttgtctcatctcctctcctctcagcattcctcctctccgacgctcctctcctctccggattgcgcaacgaatggcaacacctgcgactccgcgcgcgataatgtgaagcagcttaggttagagacgcgacggtaggtgccccagaggcaccggcaacagtcaccgacgccacgcgcattcggtgcgaacgcgggcaaaatgccaacggcgtcgacaacagttgtacgcgttgctggtgctgctgcatgtctaagtttataaagctgataaaactacattgagtcgaccccacggctgcttcgcatactactcagggttcccctacgggaagatggtgtaatttttttttattgcgatagcaattatatggacacgttcaccggatttctgccgtcgccgtcgccgtgaggttccgtatagataaaatcttcgccgcgcgccatatgcccgagcggaagcgtgtggggatgcgcgctatcacggagagcgaacgcactcaatcttccacgcgcaagcaaggaagcgggaagcgagcgccggagggagcgggggggggggggggggggggggggcgcatttctactctgcccacaaccgcactcgtcgctcgctcgtaccgtctcttatctccacacggctctcacctttctgcgccgtgcattcgccgctcagtttccgttgaagcgatggaccacacgtaccttcgcccgctgcgacgtatatgcgcttactgccagcgttttgacagtcgttgtctgcagtcattcagtgtgatctattcatgtttgtttgtgcgcgctcacaccacagttagtaatagtcgggccacattttccaacgcacgctacacatgcaatgctgcccgggtcggcagtgcagcgctacaggtgtgtcccttcgcacgcgctgcccacgggaagcgcttctcatcaacaccaccgtttcacacgcgccttctcgtggtcatcgagtctctcttcatgtcggtctacttacgccgcagcacacctgcttacttaatcatctcatgtttactacaattcatattgctaccaaagccactcaccttacttcgtatgacattgctgtgttgctatcgcattcattgcttcgcccttagggcgaaactgtgacattttttttttatgtagcggccgtgacACAACGCTCGAGTGGCTGGCATGCACCGGTATGGGCTAGCGTTCCGAATGAtaattgtcacgtagtagtgacggtgaagaaacagtcgcaaaactgtgaatgacaaaacggactttattgggcgaacctgtgcccacaaaagcaagttgcactccaaggtaaacgatagcggcgaacacagtcggcgatcgtcgaaaatctgatctaaagcccctatatttataaaagtagcgccattcttagatcttgccgccaccgcgctcaccccggcgcttcctcctcgccctctcttagccgcctcctgtcgcagaagcgagaataaagaatcaaagtaaacacttagcaagacattacagcaacaaacacaggaaagttcgggcaggaagcgggcgtgtgtgcgtgctatagtctcaacgcgaagcagcggagacgagacgacgagagaagcggtgttggtctcaccatagAAGGTCGTTgtatcggaccgtcgtacaggctaccagtgCGGGGCAGCTCTGGTGTGGagtgagaagacaggcggctcggcagcacgggaagacggcgctggcgttctggccaggcagctggtcgtggagctcaggcccgtagcccgacagctctcggtctgcccacgggcgtagacgctcaccggcctcgggcagcagttccccaATGGATggtgtggcgacgcccaggaacgggttggcaagAGGCCCCGTGATGTCCTGGTGgatcgggtccggaacccgatggccgtcttcaacccccgatccggtggccgaccttctcctggtgctgCTTCTGGAACTCTTCATCCCTGCTGCCAGCgcgctcctttttctgctgctctggtcgattcgtcgatttctcattggctgctcgaggc from the Dermacentor silvarum isolate Dsil-2018 unplaced genomic scaffold, BIME_Dsil_1.4 Seq462, whole genome shotgun sequence genome contains:
- the LOC125941846 gene encoding uncharacterized protein LOC125941846, with the translated sequence MDCSATELPLPLENGASERCITTTVQVDRAVQVSSLFSVSAMDKRKWRRKERDSNARIERLKSTVDKYKQELQKLKEECYVSAFLQVVEKAKEKGLAASILVEQVQNFAKKKPTWSEVTVRHAVVLRNLSTRAYGHVRSTGILRLPCRSTLERFMGSSRGEVGMTELVKQRLSAELASQPSLQARACSLIVDEMRVKERLLYHKQRDAFIGEVDYGVNFPKETTNEPVLANSLLCVVLNGLSVLFKIPAAYFFARNCTGRELHMLMRHLLKEVEEIGFFVVRIVTDNHKINVLAMQLLCNGSLKHCIDHPGKLNRKLFLAFDQCHLIKNVRSQLLSRDIGKGGEISANHLKSLYRMQQGSFVNPVRFLTRKHVLPTNMEKMNVQRAVQVFSPPMTVAMKLLQEQAGHTCDASFAGVGPPVQFMDTVHRWFVLMDVSNCTQHIHQKNADCKQFASAGDERLIWLETSFLDYLADLKSQCLAKNFLTKETYEGVVITTRSNVECIRYLLEEMSFHFVLMRKMSSDPIESFFGWLRKSPGSNDQTDVRAVLTGIEKTLKTGIASASSTSNIMAAEEIDCLSILPQQKNTREQTSEKFPADARRELIERLNRDKPLLPTPDVAALAMVGGYLARAVRENFECEECFALLTKPNASTPPDSLIKHQDRGVLLYPSAQLLDVLYALQKFVEVLLARRRRMHHPLKEAVNNATESLREHKALMCSKPGHQENLLKLLLTKFFRPIFTNFALKATDKQDVAKVVTIKPLSRKTLKL